In the Anaerostipes caccae L1-92 genome, CTTATTATATGAAAGAAACATTGAAAAAAAAATTCTTTTGTTATACACTAGTAATAGTGTATTTTTTTAAACTTATTTAGAAAGAGGTCCGTAAAAATCAATGAAGAAAAAAATCGAAGCGATCTGGGATGACGTTTTGTTAAAACTTGAACAGGAACACGATATTTCAAGTGCTGCCATCAACGCCTGGATTAAACCCCTCAATATTAAAGAAGTGAAAGACGATCAGATTGTTTTGTCATTGAACAGTAATTTTGATGCCAGAGGCATACATTTTATTGAAAGTAAGATGTATGACTTTTATATTTCTCTGGCCATTCAGGATATCACAGGTAAAAAATACGAAATTTCTTTTGTTCTGGAAGAAGCTAAGAAGAAAAAGGCTCCTGCATCCCGCACGGATACCCAGCTTCAGGATTCCAATAACTTAAATCCGAGATATACGTTCGACAGTTTCGTCGTCGGAACAAACAACCAGATGGCTCATGCCGCCTGCATTGCTGTGGCAGAAGCTCCGGCGGAAGCTTACAATCCGCTTTTTTTATACGGCGGCGCCGGATTGGGGAAAACCCATCTGATGCACTCAATCGCCCATTACATTATGGAAAATAACAGCAAACTCAAGGTCCTGTATGTGACCAGTGAAGATTTCACCAACGAAGTCATCAATGCGATCCATCACAACAAACAGGAAGAGCTCAGAAACAAATACAGGACCATCGACGTACTCCTGATCGATGATATTCAGTTTATAATAGGTAAAGACAGCACCCAGCAGGAGTTTTTCCATACATTTAATGCTCTGTATAATTCCAAAAGCCAGATTATCATATCTTCCGATAAGCCTCCGAAAGAAATCGAGACTTTGGAAGAACGTTTGAGGACCCGTTTTGGCTGCGGGCTGACGGCAGATATTCAGCCTCCTGATTATGAGACGAGAATCGCGATTTTAAGAAAACGCGCTGAACTGGATCACATTTATATCGACGATGCTATATTTGACTACATAGCCTCAAACATTAAATCGAATATTCGAGAACTGGAAGGAGCACTGAACAAGATCAGGGTATATTCCAAACTCGAAAAAAGACCGATTGATCTTGATTTAGCTAAAATTGCCCTAAAAGACCTTGTGGACAATGATACTGTTGTAAAAATTACACCAGATCTGATCATCACTACGGTGGCTGAACATTTTAACATCCAGCCGGCTGATATTATATCCAAAAAACGAAGCCATGATATCGCATATCCAAGGCAGATCTGTATGTACCTGTGCAAGAAACTTACGGATACTTCTTTTGTAAAAATAGGTGAGTATCTCGGAAAAAGAGACCACTCTACGGTCATTCATGGTTCAGAGAAGATTGAGAAGGATTTACAGAAAGATTCTTCTTTATCCACGACCCTTGACGTTATTATTAAAAAAATGAACCCTTCATAAGGCTTATACACACAATGTTGTGGATAACCTGTGTCTTTTGTGTTGATAATGAAAACCTTAATTTCAGGCTTGTTGATAACCTTCGAGTTATGAAAGCTTTATCCGTGGCTTTTTAACAAGTTATTAACCCTGATTCAGCCTTAAATTAAGCCGTTTTTTAGGGTTATTCACAAATCCACAGCCCCTACGGCTTATACTGCGGATTTTTAATATATATTTAAGTATTTTTGAACCTGAAAGGAGTTATACACAATATGAAAATCGTTTGTAATAAAAGCGACCTGGTTTCCGGTGTCAGCATTGTATCCAAAGCCGTTTCCAATAAGACAACACTTCCTATTCTTGAATGCATTCTTATGGAGGCAAGTGCCGGTACAATTACATTGACTGCAAATGACATGGAACTGGGCATCGAGACAAACATAGAAGGAAATATTTTAGAACAGGGAAAAATCGCTCTGGATGCCAAGTTATTTTTTGAGATCGTCAGAAAACTGCCGGATAATGATGTTACGATCGAAACAGATTCTGATTACAAAGCAACTATCACTTGTGAAAAAGCATGTTTTCATATTGTGGGACAGGAAGGATCAGAATTCCCATATCTTCCGGAGATTGAAAAAGAAAAAAGCATCACTTTGTCTCAGTTTACTCTGAAAGAAGTTATCAGGCAGACAATATTTTCTATTTCTGACAATGAAAATAATAAACTCATGACAGGTGAGCTGTTTGAGGTTGAAGACAAAAAATTAAATGTTGTATCGCTGGACGGACACAGAATTTCCATCAGAAACATTGAATTAAAAGAGAGTTATGATTCTTTTAAAGTTGTCGTTCCAGGAAAGACACTTCAGGAAATTACAAAAATTATTTCAGGTGATGCGGAAAAAGATGTTATAATTTACGTGACGAATAAGCATATCTTATTTGAATTTGATCAGACCAGAGTTGTTTCAAGACTTTTGGAAGGGGAATACTATAAGATAAGTCAGATGCTGTCCAGTGATTATGAGACGAAGATCACGATCAACAAAAAGGAATTTTTGGACTGTATTGACCGTGCCAGTCTTTTGATCAGAGAATCTGACAAGAAACCTATCGTTATCAATATCACTGATAATTCTCTGGAGCTGAGTATTTCATCTTTCTTCGGATCAATGGAGGAAAACATCCTGATTCAGAAAGAGGGAAGGGATATCCTGATTGGATTTAATCCAAAATTTTTGATGGATGTACTGCGTGTCATTGATGATGAGGAAATCAATATATACCTTGTTAATCCGAAGGCGCCCTGCTTTATCAAGGATGATTCGGAATCCTATATTTACTTAATACTTCCGGTAAATTTCAATCACTAGAAAGGAAATCTTGATGGAGCAGATTAAATTGAGTGAAGAGTATATAAAACTCGGCCAGGCATTAAAGGCTGCCGGTCTTGTAAGTTCAGGGGTGGAGGCAAAGATCGTCATTCAGGACGGACTGGTCAGTGTCGATGGAGAGATTGATACGAGAAGGGGAAAAAAGCTGTACGGCGGAGAAGTCATCGAATTTGACGGACAGGCTGTAAAAATTGTGAAATAATCGGGTGCCTTATGTATATTCAGTCTTTAGAGTTAAAAAACTATCGGAATTATGACCGTCTGATCATTGAGTTCTCCAGCGGCACCAATATCTTGTACGGTGATAATGCGCAGGGGAAGACGAATATCCTTGAGGCAGTTTATCTGGGGGCAACAACCAAGTCCCACCGCGGAAGCAAGGATAAGGAGATCATACGTTTCGGAGAAAATGAATCCCATATAAGGATTCATCTGATGAAACAGGACATTGGGCACCAGATTGACATGCATCTGAAAAAGAGCAGGACAAAGGGTGCGGCCATTGACCGGATTCCCATCAAGAGATCCAGCGATCTTCTTGGCTTTGTCCCTGTCATATTTTTTTCGCCGGAAGATCTGAGTATTATAAAAAACGGGCCTTCTGAGCGGAGAAAGTTTTTAGATATTGAGCTTTCACAGCTTGAAAAAATGTACCTTCATCAGCTTTCCAGCTATAACAGGGTGATGGCACAGAGGAATAACTTACTAAAGCAGCTAGCTTACCAGCGTGAACTTTTGGATACATTAGACAGTTGGGATCTCCAGCTTGTCAAATATGGATCGGAGGTCATCCGGTACCGGCAGAAATTTATTGAGGATCTCAATGAGATCATCAGGGAGATCCATAAGAATCTGACGGGAAAAAAAGAAAAAATTGTTTTGAAATATGATTATAGTGTAAACTATGATGAATTTCTGACCGTTTTACAGAGAAAGAGAGAGATTGATTTAAAATATGCTTCCACAGGGGCAGGGCCTCACCGCGATGATATTGAATTTTTGGTAAATGGAATTGATATCCGCAAATTTGGGTCACAGGGGCAGCAGAGGACAGCAGCCCTTTCATTGAAACTTGCTCAGATTGAGTTAGTAAAAAGACAGACCGGAGAGACACCGATTCTGCTCCTGGATGATGTGCTGTCAGAACTGGACAGCAGCCGGAAGAATTATCTTTTGGACAGTATAAAAGACATTCAGACTTTGATCACATGCACAGGGCTGGAAGAATTTATTAACAGTCATCTGCAGATTGACAAAATGTTTCAGGTCAAATCAGGTAAAATTGTCAGAGAAAATTAGGAGGAACGTATGGGCACTGAGAAAAAAGGAGAATATGGTGCGGATCAGATTCAGATCCTGGAGGGACTGGAAGCTGTACGAAAAAGGCCCGGAATGTATATTGGAAGTACATCCGCCAAAGGGCTTCATCATTTGGTATATGAAATTGTGGACAATGCGGTCGATGAATCACTGGCAGGTTACTGTGATACGATTTATGTGACACTGAACAAAGATAATTCTGTTACGGTGCGTGACAACGGAAGAGGGATTCCGGTAGGGATGAATAAGAAAAAGGGCGTATCCAGCGTGGAAGTCGTATTTACAATTCTTCACGCAGGAGGAAAATTCGGAGGCGGAGGATATAAGGTTTCCGGAGGACTTCACGGTGTGGGATCATCCGTAGTAAATGCTCTGTCCAACTGGCTGGAAGTCAATGTTCATACAGATGGGAAAATATATAATCAGCGATATGAAAAGGGAAAAGTATGTTATCCTCTGAAGGTTGTGGGAGAGACTGAATTAAACGGAACCGAAGTAAGCTTCCTGCCCGATGATACAATCTTCGAAGAAACAATATTTGAATATAAAGTGTTGAGACAGCGTCTGCGTGAGACAGCATTTTTGACGAAAAACCTGAGAATTATTCTCAGAGATGACCGTCAGGAAGAACCTGTCGAAGAAGTATTCCACTATGAAGGCGGGATTAAGGAGTTTGTCACTTATTTAAACAGAGGAAAAGAAGCCCTCTATGATCAGGTAATCTACTGTGAGGGAGAAAAAGACGGGGTTTATGTGGAGGTTGCTATGCAGCACAATGACTCCTATAACGAAAACTCTTTAAGCTTTGTCAATAATATTATTACGCCGGAAGGGGGAACCCATCTGTCCGGCTTTAAAAACGCGCTGACAACAACCTTTAATGATTATGCAAGAAAGAATAAGCTGCTGAAGGAAAATGAGAGTAATCTTTCCGGAGAAGATATCCGTGAGGGACTTACATCCGTCATCAGCATTAAACTTGGCGAGCCTCAGTTTGAGGGACAGACAAAACAAAAGCTTGGAAACAGCGAAGCCAGAGGAGCAGTCAACAGCATTGTCAATGAGCAGCTTACCTATTTTCTGGAACAAAATCCGGCAGTTGCAAAGATTATATGTGAGAAAGCAGTTTTGGCGCAGAGAGCCAGAGATGCTGCCAGAAAAGCAAGAGATCTTACCAGAAGGAAGACTGCTTTGGACGGGTTCAGCCTGCCCGGAAAACTGGCGGACTGTTCTGACAAGAATCCTGAAAACTGTGAGATTTATATCGTCGAGGGTGATTCTGCGGGAGGTTCCGCAAAGACGGCCAGATCCCGTGCAACCCAGGCAATCCTTCCTCTGAGGGGAAAAATTCTTAACGTAGAGAAATCCAGACTCGATAAGATTCTGATGAATAAAGAAATTCAGGCAATGATCACAGCCTTCGGCACAGGCATTCATGACGATTTTGATATTGAGAAATTACGGTATCATAAAATTATTATTATGACAGATGCCGATGTGGACGGAGCCCATATTGCAACGCTTCTCCTTACGTTCTTTTACAGGTTCATGCCGGATCTGATCAAGGAGGGATACGTATATATGGCTCAGCCGCCGCTTTACCGTGTGGAGAGAAATAAAAAGTTTTGGTATGCTTACTCTGATCAGGAATTGAACAATATTGTCAATGAGATCGGAAGAGACAATAATAACAAGATCCAGCGCTATAAAGGTCTGGGTGAGATGGATGCAGAACAGCTCTGGGATACTACTATGGACCCGGATAAAAGAGTGCTGCTGCGGGTAACCATCGATGAGGATTCCGCATCTGAGATTGACCTGACATTTACGACACTGATGGGTGATCAGGTGGAACCGAGGCGTGAATTTATTGAAGCCAATGCAAAATATGTCCAGAATCTGGACGTATAGGAAGGAATATAATATATGGACGAGAATACAATTTTTGATAAAGTTCATGACGTTGATCTGAAGCAGACAATGGAGAATTCCTACATCGATTATGCCATGAGCGTTATCGCTGCAAGGGCCCTTCCTGATGTAAGGGACGGGCTGAAGCCGGTTCAGAGGAGAATCCTCTATGCGATGATCGAACTGAACAACGGGCCGGATAAACCGCACCGTAAATGTGCACGTATCGTCGGGGATGCTATGGGTAAATATCATCCTCACGGTGACAGTTCTATCTATGGGGCATTGGTTAATATGGCTCAGGAGTGGTCGACCCGTTATCCTCTGGTAGACGGCCACGGAAATTTTGGTTCTGTGGACGGAGACGGCGCCGCTGCCATGCGTTATACGGAGGCAAGGCTCAGCAAAATTTCCATGGAACTTTTGGCCGATATCGGTAAAGATACGGTCAACTTTATTCCGAACTTCGATGAGACGGAAAAAGAGCCCCAGGTGCTGCCGTCAAGGTTTCCGAATCTTTTAGTCAACGGTACACAGGGAATCGCGGTCGGAATGGCTACGAATATTCCGCCTCATAATCTCACGGAAGTGATCAATGCAGTTGTAAAAATTATCGATGATCAGGTGGAGAGAAACCAGGTTACAGATATTGAAGAGTTATTAGATATTGTAAAAGGACCGGATTTTCCGACTGGGGCGACGATTTTAGGAAAAGCGGGCATTAGTCAGGCATACCGGACAGGGCGCGGAAAGATTAAAGTCCGTGCCGTCACGGATATTGAGCCGATGGCCAACGGAAAACAGAGAATTGTCGTAACCGAACTTCCTTATATGGTCAATAAAGCGAGACTCATTCAGAAGATTGCAGAGCTTGTAAAAGATAAAAAAGTAGACGGTATTACAGAAATACGGGATGAATCTGACCGTACCGGCATGAGAATCTGTATTGAGCTGCGCAGGGATGCCAATGCCAATGTCGTCCTTAACCGTCTGTTTAAGCATACCCAGATGCAGGATACGTTCGGAGTTATCATGCTCTCATTGGTAAACAATGAACCTAAGATCCTGAATCTGTTTGACATGCTCAATTATTATCTGGAACATCAGAAGGACGTTGTGACCAGAAGGACAAAATATGAGCTGAATAAGGCAGAAGAACGGGCTCATATTTTAGAAGGTCTGCTCATTGCCCAGGACAATATTGATGAAGTCATCAAGATCATTCGGGCAGCAGCAAATATCACGGAGGCGAAGACACAGCTCATGGAGCGTTTTGCCCTGACCGACGCACAGGCACAGGCAATCGTGGATATGAGGCTGCGTGCGCTGAACGGTTTGGAACGCGCCAAGCTTGAAAAAGAATATAATGAGCTGATGGCAAAGATCACAGAATTAAAGGCGATTCTTGCCGATGAAAAACTTCTTTTGGGAGTGATCAAAGATGAGCTGGTTCTGATCCGTGACAAATATGGGGATGAGAGAAGGACCTCTATCGGATTTGATGTAGACGATATTTCCATGGAAGATCTGATTCCAAGAGAAAATACGATCATTACTATGACAAAACTCGGATATATCAAGCGTATGACGGTAGATACCTTCAAAAGCCAGAACAGAGGCGGAAAAGGTATTAAAGGAATGCAGACCATTGATGAGGATTATATTGAGGAATTGTTTATGACAACTTCCCATCACTATATTATGTTTTTTACAAATATGGGAAGAGTGTATCGGATGAAAGCCTATGAGATTCCAGAAAGCAGCCGGACGGCCAGAGGTACGGCGATCGTGAATCTGATCCAGCTGCAGCCGGAGGAAAAGATAACGGCGGTCATCCCGATCAATGAATATAAAGAGGATCATTACCTGTTTATGGCTACCAAGAGCGGGGTTGTGAAAAAATCACCGATCATGGAGTATGCAAATATAAGAAAGACAGGACTTCTGGCGATTACGCTGAAAGAAAATGACGAATTGATCGAAGTGAAGTTTACAGACAATGACCAGGACGTATTTCTTGTGACAAAGAACGGACAGTGCATCAGGTTCCATGAGACAGATGTCAGATCTATAGGACGAACAGCCATGGGTGTAAGAGGAATCAACTTAGATGGAGACGATGAAGTTATCGGCATGCAGCTGAATTCCCAGGGTGAAGCATTGCTGTTTGTGTCTGAAAATGGAATGGGAAAACGGACTGCCATGACTGAATTTACTCCTCAGCACAGAGGCGGAAAGGGTATCCGCTGCTACAAGATCACTGAGAAAACAGGAGATGTGGTCGGAGTCAAGGCTGTGGATGAAGAAAATGAAGTCATGATGATCACTACGGAAGGTGTTGTGATCCGGATGGGAGTCGATGGAATTTCTATGCTTGGACGGAATACATCGGGAGTCAAGCTCATGAATTTAGACGACAATGTGATTGTGGCAAGCCTGGCAAAAGTACGGGATGAAGAAGTGGAACAAGAGAGCGAAACTTCAGAAGAAGAAACAGAATAAAGATCAAAAGTCAGAGCATGGCATCAGCAGTCTGTGCTCTGACTTCGCGTATCACAGAATGATTTTTTGGAGGAAATATGAGAACGATCCATACAGATGAGATGATCCGCAGTATCAGGGACATGTGTATTGAAGCCAACCTGACCTTATCAGAAGATATGAAATGCAGGCTGAAAAATGCAAAAGAGACAGAAAAGACTCCGCTTGGAAAGCAGATTTTATCCCAGCTCAATGAAAATATGAAAATTGCCCAAGAAGAACAAATTCCGATTTGTCAGGATACGGGGATGGCTGTGGTATTTTTAAATATTGGCCAGGATCTGCATATTGAGGGCATGGACCTCCACGATGCGGTCAATGAGGGGGTCAGACAGGGATATAGAGAAGGCTATCTGAGGAAATCTGTCGTGAAAGATCCTCTGATCAGGGAAAATACGAAAGATAATACACCCGCGATTGTGCATATCGATATCGTTTCCGGGGATAAACTTGAAATTTTAGTAGCTCCCAAGGGATTTGGAAGTGAAAATATGAGCCGGGTATTTATGCTGAAACCGGCGGACGGAGCGGAAGGTGTCAGGAAATCTGTTTTAGAAGCCGTGAAGGATGCAGGACCGAATGCCTGTCCGCCGATGGTCGTCGGAGTGGGTCTTGGGGGCAGCTTTGAAAAAGCAGCTTTTCTGGCAAAAAAAGCGCTGACCAGAAACCTTGATCAGAGATCTGAGAAAGAACATATCCGTATCCTGGAAGAAGAACTCTTACAGGAGATCAATCAGCTGGGAATTGGTCCGGGGGGACTGGGAGGCAGCACTACTGCCCTTGGAGTAAATATTGAGACTTATCCGACACATATCGCAGGAATGCCTCTTGCCGTAAATATATGCTGTCATGTGAACCGCCATGTACATCGGGTTTTATAAGGAGTTAGAGAGATGGATAAATATGTAACAGTACCCGCCGGAGCCGATGAACTGAAAAATCTGCGGGCAGGAGATTATGTTTATTTGACCGGAACCATTTATACTGCCAGAGATGCGGCTCATAAGAGGCTGTATGAAGCGGCAGAAGAAAAAAAGGAACTGCCGGTAAACTTAAAGAATCAGATTGTCTATTATCTCGGCCCCACACCAGCCAGGGAAGGCCAGGTAATCGGTTCGGCAGGACCTACGACCAGCAGCCGCATGGATAAATATACTCCGCGCATGCTTTCTCTTGGATTAAAGGGCATGATAGGAAAAGGCAAAAGGTCTGAGGACGTGATCGAATCTATGAAAGAAAATGGCGCAGTCTATTTTGCAGCAGTAGGGGGGGCAGGAGCACTTTTGTCAAAGTGTATCAAAAAATCTGAGGTCGTTGCGTATGAAGACTTGGGAACAGAGGCAATTCGGAAGCTTGAAGTTGAGAATCTTCCGGTAATCGTTGTGATTGACAGCCATGGGAATAATTTGTATGAGACGGCAGTAGTAGATTATAAAGCAAACTTTTTGGAATAATATTTAAAATATTGTCAACAATATACCTGTACTTCACAAAAACTTAAAGAAAATGAAAAGAAATGTTTATGTAATTTATGGTAGTATTATGTAGAATATTGAAGATGAATTTTCTTTATAAACTCAGCAATGAAAAACAAGAAGGAGCAGATAATATGTTAAGGTATATTTTTGACCCCGAATTTAATAAATATGGGAGAGTAATAGAAGATTTTGATTTCAGCCAGCTGAAACAGTATATGGACCGTATAAAGGCTTCAAAATATCTGGAAGAACAGCTGTCTGTCGAAGAGATGGAGAAACTGCCGGTGTGCCATAAAATTCAGTGCCAGCTGTTTCATGAACTTCCGGTGCAGATCGGATATATGAGCGGGCATAATCACAGAATTCATGGCGTAGAATATCACAAGTCGAAAGTCATACATATTGCAGCGACAGACTGTGTCATGTACCTGGGTCTGAGCCAGGATATCGAACCAAATCACGAGTATCATACATCCAGAATGGAAGCGTTTTTTGTCCCGAAGGGCACAGCCGTGGAGTTAAACTGCGGCGTACTTCACTGTGCTCCATGCAACGTAAACGGATATGGGTTTAAGCTTATCTGTATTGCACCAAAACATACAAGTGAACCATTTTGTATGAAAGTAAGAACGGATAAGGATAAAATTTTGTTCGCAAGGAACAAGTGGCTGATTGCTCATAAAGATTCCGATATTGAAGGGGCGTTTTACGGGCTTAAGGGTGATACAGAAGCAGTGTAATACAAGTTGGGAATAGGCGTTAAAAGAGAAAAACAAGCTTAAAACATATAAAAACCCGGCAAGACTAAGATAATAATTATAGTCTTGCCGGATTTTTATATATATGATATTAGTATTAAATTATTATATCAAATGATATTCCTTATAAAGTTTTATTCTCATATTTTCATTATCGACAGCAAGCCTGGCATCTTCAATTCTTCCATCTAAAAATAATTTCTGCATCAGAGAGGCAAGTATATGTTCACCTTCAGCTTTTCCTTCAGCCTTTCCTAATTCTTTGTTGAATTTCATCTGTGTAGCGTAATCGGATAGATTTTTCTGGCGGAAAAGGTATTCATCCATACGTTCAGGATCGCGTTCCAGTTTTTCCAGTTCTTTGACGGCTTCCTCGATATAGGGATCTTTCTCAATTATCATACGTTCCTCCTCTCTGTCGGCACTGATAAGGCATGCCCACTTATATAGGGATTTATGATCATCTTTTACTGCAGATTGGCTCAGTTTTTTTAATTCAATCACATGGATTTCCCATTGGTCGCTATATAGGGTATATCGCTGATCTTCTCTCATATGAAAGGAAGAATAAAAGTAATCAGTATCCGTAAACTGATTGAATCCAAGAATACTGATATGTATTAATTTGGTACATGAATCATAAGTCTGTCCTGATTTTAAATCTTGTGTATAAACTTTTGACAAATAGGAGAATACTCTTCTGTCCCAAAATGCATAGGGTAACACTTGCATTTCGATGTTGATCTTCCCTATGTCTTCAACAATTGTGTATAAATCTAGAATAGATAATTTATCTTCCGGAAGATCCTTAGGCAAATGCCGGTCTTTTATATGAATGTTTCCAATCCTTTCAGGCTGAATGTGAAGGATACTGCTCAAAAAGCCTTTTATGACTTTAGGCTGCTTCATAACTTGAGTGAAAGCATAGTCATTTTTTAAGGATACAAAAATATTTTTCTTCATCTTTTGTTTTATCTCCTTTAGTTTATCATGAAAGAACAATTATTTCAATAATATCTATTATTTTACAATATAATCACTAAAATGTAAATATTTAACATAACTTTTGTTCATGATTTATAAGCGCGATGATCGTCTTGTTTTTGTGGCTCTTTTGACATAACAATGGTAAAATAAAAGAGATAAAATGATTACTTAAATCCATTGACCAGGAGGGACGTTTATGGAAAATATACCAGAAGTAGTTTTAGGAATTGCAGCGGTCA is a window encoding:
- a CDS encoding DUF4867 family protein gives rise to the protein MLRYIFDPEFNKYGRVIEDFDFSQLKQYMDRIKASKYLEEQLSVEEMEKLPVCHKIQCQLFHELPVQIGYMSGHNHRIHGVEYHKSKVIHIAATDCVMYLGLSQDIEPNHEYHTSRMEAFFVPKGTAVELNCGVLHCAPCNVNGYGFKLICIAPKHTSEPFCMKVRTDKDKILFARNKWLIAHKDSDIEGAFYGLKGDTEAV
- a CDS encoding Rpn family recombination-promoting nuclease/putative transposase, whose translation is MKKNIFVSLKNDYAFTQVMKQPKVIKGFLSSILHIQPERIGNIHIKDRHLPKDLPEDKLSILDLYTIVEDIGKINIEMQVLPYAFWDRRVFSYLSKVYTQDLKSGQTYDSCTKLIHISILGFNQFTDTDYFYSSFHMREDQRYTLYSDQWEIHVIELKKLSQSAVKDDHKSLYKWACLISADREEERMIIEKDPYIEEAVKELEKLERDPERMDEYLFRQKNLSDYATQMKFNKELGKAEGKAEGEHILASLMQKLFLDGRIEDARLAVDNENMRIKLYKEYHLI